One segment of Pseudoalteromonas rubra DNA contains the following:
- a CDS encoding glycosyltransferase family 25 protein: protein MMQPPIFIINMDGCEDRWQTTYTRLQEVGLDASRFSATNGKQLPESEVATWYDQEANLQRYHRHLTPGEIGCYISHYRIYEKVVNENLPYALVLEDDLHIEDSLAPLLALIPDLKGWDMIKLSDNRANPFIDTRALNEQFTLGNYKKVPNGTQGYLISLAGAKKLLNRKPFYRPVDVDLQFHGEIGLRVVGIKPYPVSEDISFESEIAILNKGQHSGRSTFTRNAKHRIRLFLQRQFRSATLKDIL from the coding sequence ATGATGCAACCTCCTATTTTTATTATCAATATGGATGGCTGTGAAGACAGATGGCAAACAACCTATACTCGCTTACAAGAAGTAGGGCTGGATGCTAGCCGTTTTTCTGCCACCAACGGCAAGCAGCTGCCTGAATCAGAAGTAGCAACCTGGTATGACCAAGAAGCTAATTTGCAACGCTATCACAGACACCTGACACCAGGTGAAATTGGCTGCTACATTAGCCACTATCGTATCTATGAAAAAGTAGTCAACGAAAACCTGCCTTATGCGCTCGTACTTGAAGATGATCTGCATATTGAAGACAGCCTGGCACCATTGTTGGCTCTCATTCCAGACCTGAAAGGCTGGGATATGATCAAATTATCCGATAATCGCGCCAACCCTTTTATTGATACGCGAGCGCTCAATGAACAATTTACCCTAGGTAACTACAAGAAAGTACCAAACGGCACTCAAGGCTATCTTATCAGCCTGGCTGGCGCTAAGAAATTACTCAACCGCAAGCCTTTTTATCGACCTGTGGATGTCGACCTGCAATTTCACGGTGAAATCGGACTACGCGTAGTCGGTATCAAACCGTATCCCGTCTCAGAAGATATTAGCTTCGAAAGTGAGATTGCCATCCTGAACAAAGGACAACATTCCGGCAGAAGCACCTTTACTCGGAACGCAAAACACCGGATCAGATTATTTTTGCAAAGACAATTTCGCTCAGCGACATTGAAGGATATTCTCTGA
- a CDS encoding glycosyltransferase family 9 protein gives MSKKAIEPNNINGPILVILPRFIGDAINSLPAIELLNNLYPGKKVCLLIRPYMRDVLERAEGYDFELIEDARYHPNERIGLYRFAKTLKASQFSMAVLLRGSFIEAVLAKLAGIRYVVGYAQNGRKPLLSHPLKLNECHHYIFRYCRLVNDAHGKPLQSFSLPRLRANKAQLTHPEPHATAVYIGGKNKATRHYPVHLAANALTKIVAQTQTHLYLLGDSSEHHDAEELRQQLARKNIEATNLAGTTSLGELVDTISAMDAMITIDSGPMHIASACNIPTLALVGLGTSPFSLVAPLTTHCQVITSHSTSLNEAEIICAIEPEYLAERYLDLFK, from the coding sequence ATGTCCAAGAAAGCCATCGAGCCTAATAACATCAATGGTCCCATTTTAGTGATACTTCCTCGCTTTATTGGCGACGCTATCAACTCATTACCTGCGATCGAGCTGCTCAATAACTTGTATCCAGGAAAAAAGGTGTGCTTACTTATTCGCCCCTACATGCGCGACGTGTTGGAAAGGGCTGAAGGATATGACTTTGAGTTGATAGAAGATGCTCGCTATCATCCAAATGAGCGTATCGGTTTATATCGCTTCGCCAAAACACTGAAAGCCTCTCAATTCTCCATGGCGGTACTGTTACGTGGTTCATTCATAGAAGCAGTATTGGCAAAACTGGCAGGGATCCGTTATGTGGTTGGCTATGCTCAGAATGGCCGCAAACCTTTACTTTCTCATCCGCTTAAACTCAATGAATGTCATCATTATATCTTTCGCTATTGTCGTCTGGTAAATGACGCACATGGGAAACCACTGCAGAGTTTCTCTTTACCGCGACTTAGAGCAAACAAAGCTCAACTGACACACCCGGAGCCTCATGCAACCGCAGTTTATATTGGCGGCAAGAACAAGGCCACGCGTCACTACCCGGTGCATCTTGCAGCAAACGCGTTGACGAAAATTGTTGCTCAGACTCAGACACATTTGTATTTACTGGGCGATAGCAGCGAACACCATGACGCTGAAGAGTTGAGGCAACAGCTTGCTAGAAAAAATATTGAAGCAACTAATCTCGCCGGTACAACCTCATTAGGCGAGCTAGTCGATACAATCTCAGCCATGGATGCAATGATTACTATAGATTCAGGACCAATGCATATTGCATCCGCATGCAATATACCGACGCTGGCATTAGTTGGTCTGGGCACTTCTCCTTTTTCACTGGTCGCCCCTCTAACGACCCATTGTCAAGTTATTACCAGTCACTCAACAAGCCTTAATGAAGCTGAGATTATTTGCGCAATAGAGCCAGAATACCTTGCCGAACGATACCTGGATCTGTTCAAATAA
- a CDS encoding sulfurtransferase: MKNTKSCHWLLKNLSRVTVLDCGMLKPGTKGNYVPSGIIAGAKRFDISHAFSDVTGACPNTMCSAAQFQRGVRALGINQQDTVVVYDNFALFSAARAWWMFKAMGFEQVYVLDGGLVKWLELGLPVATDYGHSSEPGDFVADPQRGYFIDKHDVLEAIDSPEVLLLDARSPARFSGQEREPRVGIRSGHIPGSANVHYASVLDDSGLIKPKAQLRALLTEAGVINQALQFSCGSGVTACILAMIADECGFYPLSVYDGSWSEWGQDASLPVATCPT, encoded by the coding sequence ATGAAAAACACTAAAAGTTGTCACTGGTTACTGAAAAACCTCAGTCGCGTCACTGTGCTTGATTGCGGCATGCTCAAACCAGGAACAAAAGGAAATTATGTGCCATCGGGGATCATTGCGGGGGCAAAACGTTTTGATATCAGCCACGCCTTTAGTGATGTCACTGGCGCATGTCCCAATACAATGTGCAGCGCAGCGCAATTTCAGCGTGGCGTCAGGGCATTGGGAATTAACCAGCAGGATACTGTGGTTGTTTACGACAATTTTGCTTTATTCAGTGCTGCCCGGGCCTGGTGGATGTTTAAGGCTATGGGGTTTGAGCAGGTTTATGTGCTGGACGGGGGCTTAGTCAAGTGGCTTGAACTGGGCTTACCTGTTGCTACTGACTATGGGCATAGCAGTGAACCCGGAGATTTCGTCGCCGATCCTCAAAGAGGTTACTTCATTGATAAGCATGACGTGTTAGAAGCGATAGATAGCCCTGAAGTATTATTACTGGATGCACGCAGCCCGGCGCGGTTTAGCGGCCAGGAACGAGAACCCCGCGTGGGGATACGCAGTGGCCATATTCCGGGCAGTGCGAATGTCCATTATGCGAGCGTGCTGGATGACAGTGGGTTAATTAAACCGAAAGCGCAGTTACGGGCTTTATTAACGGAAGCCGGGGTTATTAACCAGGCCTTACAATTTAGCTGTGGCTCCGGGGTCACGGCCTGCATTTTGGCCATGATTGCGGATGAGTGTGGGTTTTACCCTTTATCTGTTTATGACGGGTCCTGGAGTGAATGGGGGCAAGACGCAAGTCTGCCTGTTGCCACTTGCCCCACATAA